The Pontibacter sp. SGAir0037 DNA segment GTGTGGCAGCCTATACAGCAGAAGGCTGGAGTTTGCCAATGGATAATTTCGTGCGGGATATGCTTGTTAAAGATCCTAAGAACGGATCTGAGCAGCTCGTAAAGATGAACCAGGGTTTGGCAGGGCACGCTATCTGGAATTATATTGCAGAGCGTTACGGCTATACCTCTATTCAGAATATACTAAACCTCACCCGTATCACACGAGATGTAGAAATAGGGATTACCAGTAGCCTGAATATTCCTTACAAAAGATTTCAGCAGGATTGGTACAACTATTACATGCAGATCAACAATAGAGCTAACAACCCCCTGGTTTCCTTACCTGAAAACAACAAGCTCTTTAACCAGAATAAGAAAAACCATCATTATACAGAACCTGTTTTAAACCCGGCAGGTACCCTGCTTGCTTATGCTGAAAACGATGAAGGAAGCTATAAAATTATTGTGCAGGATGTGAAGAGCCGCCGTACCCGTGAAGTATGGAAAAGTGGCTATAAAGCAGTAGACCAGCAAATAGACTATAAGCTGCCTGTATTAGCATGGCGCACTAACTCCGAACTGGGTTTTATAGAAGCGAAAAAAGGGAAAATGACGCTGCGGCAGGTAAGTGCCAGAGACAGGCGTTCCCGTATTCCTTTCTACGACGAAGTAACTACGCCTGCGGCTACCCTGGGAGACTTTTCGCAGGTGCGTGATATGAGTTATTCTGAAGATGGGCAAAGCATTGTGGTAAGTGCAGTTATAAACGGCCAGTCAGACTTGTTTCTGCTAAGGAGCAATGGGCGGGTTTTAGACAGGCTTACAAACGATATCTTTGATGATATAAATCCTGTTTTCCTGAAGAATAGCAATAAGATTGCCTTTAGTTCTAATCGTTGGATAGATACTACTGCAACAGCAACTGCTGCCGGGTTTACGGCGGTGGTAAATAACTATGATATCTTTTTATTAGAGAAAACAGGGCGTGAGGCCAACCTGGAGCAGCTGACCTCTTCTATAGCCAGTGAAGTTCGCCCAAGAGCTACCAATGATGGTGGTTTTATATATGTAAGTGAAGAAAGCGGCATCCGGAGCTTGTTTAAGTATGATATGGCTACAGGCAGAGCGGTTCCGTTCTCTAACTTTTATCAGAACATTGAAAACTTCGACTATAACGCCACAAACAACACACTGGCAGTTACAGCCAATGACCTGGCGAAGAGCTTTGTTTACCTGTTTCCTGATTTTGAGGCAACAGCTCTTGATACCTTACCTAAAACTTCCAGACAGATCATACTGGAAACTCGTGCCAGAAATCCTTCTCTAAATCCTGCAAACTCCAGCAGGCGCTTACTGGAAAACAATAACAGGAGAAGAAGAACCCAGAGGACAGACGGAGAAGTGAATATTGAGAACTATGAGTTCAATTCGGATCAGGCACAAGAGGCGACACAAAATAGTAATGCAGGTACTACGCAAAGAAGAGCTTCGGGTGCAGGTAATAGTAGTATGGCTGGCCCAATTGACTACGATCTGCGCTTTAGTGTGCAGGAAATTGTTACAACCGTTTACTCAGACCCGCTATACGGCTTCGGAATAGTAGCCGGCGTTAACATGAGCGACCTGTTTGAAAACCATACTATCCGGGGGCAGGCTTTCCTGCGCACCTCCGATCTGAAAACCAGCCGGATATTCGGTGAATATATGAACCGCTCTCACCGGTTTAACATGGGCTTCCAATACAGAAGAGATGTAATTTACGGGTCGTACTACAATCTACCTGATTCTTATGTTTGGTATGGCAAAAATGAGATTTCGCCCGTGCTTGTATATCCCCTGACCTATAGCACTAGCTTAAGGGCGCAGCCACGGTTTGCCAATACCCGCTTTACTTATATCAATAATTTCCCGCTGCCCGACAGCGTGAATAATTTCTGGGGCGGTAACCTGGAACTGGTATTCGACAACAGCATTGTTAAAGGAGTAAATATGTTGGAAGGCACCCGCTTTAAAGTGGGCGTAATGACAATGAAAAGCTTCTCTAACTCAGCCGTAAACTTTAATAAGTTTTACTTCGATTTTCGCCGGTATCAGAAACTACACCGCCAAATTACATTAGCTACACGACTGAGCTATGGCGCTTTCTTTGGCAATGCTCCTAAATCGTATCTGATTGGTGGCATGGACAACTGGCTGTTTGCAAGCCAGGCTGAGGATAATGAGCGGAACGACATTACCATTGGTGGACCAGCTGACCTTCTGTATATGGAATATATTATGCCTATGAGAGGGTTTAATTTTAATGCCCGAAACGGCAGCAAACACCTGTTGGCCAATATTGAGTTGCGGGTGCCAATTGTGCAGTATTTATATGATGGGCCAATTCCTTCCGGCTTTTTCAGGAACCTACAGTTTACCGGCTTTTTTGATGCAGGATCTGCTTACGATGGTATCAACCCTTTCTCAGGCAATAACTCAATTAATACCCGTATAGTTGGTGGTGAGAGTACAACAGGTAATAACCCATTTGAAATTACAGTAATCAATTATCGGAACCCCTTCCTGATGGGATATGGTGTTGGAGCGCGAAGCAGTCTTTTTGGAGTATATGGCAAGCTGGATGTAGCCTGGAGCCAGGATGATGACATCTTTAATGTAACCACAGAATCAAGAAGAGGACCTAAATTTTATGTTACGCTAGGATACGATTTTTAAAGACATAGGTAATTTCTCTTATAATAATATAAAAGCAGCGGCCCCGCTTATACTTTTTAGTAAGCGGGGCCGCTGCTTTTGTAAAAGCCTGGTTATGCAAGTTCGTCTGTCAAAACTGCATAATGTGGGTCTTCTAGTATATTTACTTCTACCATGTCTCCTGCTTTGGCTAACAAGCGTCTGCAGTCTGGGCTTAAGTGGCGCAAATGGAGTTTTTTGCCTGCATTTAAATATTTTTCCGTTAGCTTATTTAAAGCTTCAATACCAGAATGGTCTACCACTCTCGACTCTTTAAAATCAACTATAACTTCATCAGGATCGTTGGCGATGTCGAATTTCTCCAGGAAAGTAGAGGTAGAACCAAAAAATAGCGGGCCGAATATCTCGTAATGCTTTGCGCCTTTTTCATCTACATACTTACGCGCTCTGATCCGGATGGCGCTGTCCCAGGCAAAAACAAGGGCAGCAATGACAACACCAATGGCTACAGCAATAGCTAGGTCGAATACGACAGTAAGTACAGTTACAGCTACCAGTACAATAGCATCAGATTTAGGAATTCTGCGCAATACTCTAAAGCTTGCCCATTCAAACGTGCCAATTGCTACCATAAACATTAGGCCTACAAGTGCGGCCAGAGGTACCATTTCGATCAGGCTGGAAGCAAAAACAATAAATACCAGCAGCATAACTGCGGCAGTAATTCCAGATAAACGGGTACGGCCACCGGAGCTAACATTGATAATACTTTGCCCGATCATTGCGCAACCACCCATGCTACCAAAAAAGCCGGCTACCACATTGGCTGTTCCCTGTGCGATACTTTCTTTATTGCCACGTCCGCGGGTATCGGTCAGTTCATCGACAAGCGTTAAGGTTAACAGCGATTCCAGCAGGCCTATACCTGCCAGAATAAGCGAGTAAGGGAAAATGATCTGCAGTGTTTCCAGGTTCAGAGGTACCATCGGAATGTGAAACTGAGGTAAACCTCCTCCCACAGATGCCATATCGCCTACTGTTCTGGTGTCGAGGTTAAACCCGATAGCCACGGCCGAAACTACTACAATAGCTGTAAGAGCGGCTGGCACTGCTTTGGTAAGTTTTGGTAATACAAAAATGATGAACATGGTAAGCGCAACCAATCCCAGCATAATATAGAGTGGCGTTCCTGTAAGCCAGGCTAAACCACCGGTGGCAGCAGGTATTTTAAACTGCCCGAATTGAGCCATAAAAATGACGATAGCCAATCCGTTTACAAAGCCATAAATAACAGGCTCCGGTACCAGGCGAATAAATTTACCTAGCCGGAGTACCCCGAAAAGGATTTGGATAATCCCCATCAATACAACAGCTGCAAATAAGTACTCTATACCATGTGTGGCAACCAGACTTACCATAACAACGGCCAAAGCACCGGTGGCGCCAGAGATCATGCCTGGTCTTCCGCCAAAAACGGAAGTAATAAAGCAAACTATAAAGGCGGCATATAAGCCAACTAAAGGTTCTACACCTGCCACAAAAGCAAAGGCTACTGCTTCTGGTACTAAAGCCAGAGCAACCGTTAAACCAGAGAGAATTTCATTTTTATAGTTAATCTCTCTAAAGTTAATAGGACTGTAAATCATACTAAATGTACTATAATAGTTAAGATGTATACAATAGAAAATTGTACACGCGCGAATACTTCAAATAAGAATGAGGAAAAGGAAGAGGTTAAAAAGCCTCAGGGAGCGTGAGGATCAGGGTGGAGTAAGAGCGATAAATAATAAGGGGCTTTCCATAACAGCTGCAAAGGTAGCTTTTTTCAGGGGTTGAAACCTTACTCTTCTTTATAAAACTTAAAAACAATTATTAGTATGCCATGGCTGATGTCATCAACAAAATCTTAGGGACGGTTAGACTTTGGAAAAACAACTACACCTAGTTTTATCGTGCAGAGTAGCATAAAAATTCATGGTTGAACGACGATGATTAACTTGTAGTTTTGGGGGCTTTAGTGCTCCGACTGCGTAAAAGTGAATAATAATACTTAATTTGCCAAAATATCATTTAGTAGAGATTTATGTTACAGTCTATGACAGGCTTTGGCAGTGCCCGCCTGGATACCGACCAATTTTCGATCACAGTAGAGATTCGTTCGCTTAATTCTAAAGGCATGGATTTGAGTGTGCGTTTACCGCGCTTTCTGGCAGAGCACGAGTATGAAGTCAGGAATTTAGTCACAAAAGCATTAGTACGGGGAAAAGTTAGCATAAACATCGACCTAACCCGAAACAAAGCCCAAAAAGCAAAGAATAATATAAACAAAGAGTTATTACAGGCTTATTATACGGAGCTGAGCGATGCCGCAGATATGGTGGGGGCATCTAAAGCAGATCTTTTTCGCCTTGCCCTTCAAATGCCTGATGTACTGCAGCAGGAGCAGGAGGAAAGTGGCAGCGGAGCAGGTGAGTGGAGCCTGATTCAGCCATTGTTGTCTGAAGCCATTGAGAGCATTACAACATTTAGAGTGGATGAAGGCAAAGCACTTACAGCCGAAATTATTTCTTATATCGACCGCATCCGTATTTTGCTGGCAGAGGTAGAGAAGCATGATCCGGTGCGTATGGAGCAGATTCGGGCACGTATAAAAGGACATTTAGCAGATATTTCCAGCTCCGATCATTTCGACGCGAACCGTTTTGAGCAGGAAATGATTTATTTTATGGAGAAACTCGATATTGCAGAAGAGAAGGTAAGGCTTTTAAACCATTTACACTACTTTACCGAGACAGTTTACCTGCCAGAGCCAACAGGCAAAAAGCTAGGCTTTATTTCGCAGGAGATCGGTCGTGAAATCAATACGATCGGTTCCAAAGCCAACGATGTTACCATACAGCATCATGTAGTGGAAATGAAGGAGGAGCTGGAGAAGATAAAAGAGCAAATCAACAATATCTTATAGGCTAATACAGCTTACAGCTAAAGCAGCTCTCGCAGGAGGGCTGCTTTTTTTATGGCTGTTGATGTATGCTCCGAATAAGGTTAACAGTGGTATAGCATCAGAATAGTGTATAACATAAGAGCTATACGTGGTGTCGAAGCAAGAATTCATAAAAGTTTTCGGGTTGTCGGATGTT contains these protein-coding regions:
- a CDS encoding SulP family inorganic anion transporter encodes the protein MIYSPINFREINYKNEILSGLTVALALVPEAVAFAFVAGVEPLVGLYAAFIVCFITSVFGGRPGMISGATGALAVVMVSLVATHGIEYLFAAVVLMGIIQILFGVLRLGKFIRLVPEPVIYGFVNGLAIVIFMAQFGQFKIPAATGGLAWLTGTPLYIMLGLVALTMFIIFVLPKLTKAVPAALTAIVVVSAVAIGFNLDTRTVGDMASVGGGLPQFHIPMVPLNLETLQIIFPYSLILAGIGLLESLLTLTLVDELTDTRGRGNKESIAQGTANVVAGFFGSMGGCAMIGQSIINVSSGGRTRLSGITAAVMLLVFIVFASSLIEMVPLAALVGLMFMVAIGTFEWASFRVLRRIPKSDAIVLVAVTVLTVVFDLAIAVAIGVVIAALVFAWDSAIRIRARKYVDEKGAKHYEIFGPLFFGSTSTFLEKFDIANDPDEVIVDFKESRVVDHSGIEALNKLTEKYLNAGKKLHLRHLSPDCRRLLAKAGDMVEVNILEDPHYAVLTDELA
- a CDS encoding YicC/YloC family endoribonuclease — encoded protein: MLQSMTGFGSARLDTDQFSITVEIRSLNSKGMDLSVRLPRFLAEHEYEVRNLVTKALVRGKVSINIDLTRNKAQKAKNNINKELLQAYYTELSDAADMVGASKADLFRLALQMPDVLQQEQEESGSGAGEWSLIQPLLSEAIESITTFRVDEGKALTAEIISYIDRIRILLAEVEKHDPVRMEQIRARIKGHLADISSSDHFDANRFEQEMIYFMEKLDIAEEKVRLLNHLHYFTETVYLPEPTGKKLGFISQEIGREINTIGSKANDVTIQHHVVEMKEELEKIKEQINNIL